The genomic stretch ATTGTTGGATTAAATGGTTCCGGCAAAAGCACTCTATTAAAACTAATATCAGGAGTAATGAAGCCGACTAAAGGAAAAATAAAAGTAAATGGGTCTATTGCTCCACTTATTGAGTTAGGTGCAGGATTTGATGCAAATTTATCTGCTGAAGAAAATATATATCTGAATGGTGCTATATTAGGTTATACAGATCAGCAAATAAAAGAAAGATACGATGAGATAATTAAGTTTGCTGAATTGGAAAGGTTTGAAAAAGTGGCAATAAAGAATTTTTCTTCTGGTATGATAGCAAGGTTGGGATTTGCAATTGCTACATCTAATATACCTGACATTTTGGTTGTTGATGAAATTTTATCTGTCGGTGATTTTGAATTTCAGCAAAAATGTTATGATAGAATGAAGAAAATGACAGATCTTGGGACTACAGTTTTGTTTGTTTCACATTCACCAAATCAAGTTAAAGAAATATGTGAAAAAGTAATATGGATACAAAATGGACATATGGTTGAAATTGGTGATTCGAAATATATTTTAGAGAAATATATGAGCAAGGGTAATTAACAGTACTTACTATTTTAAGTGTTGTTTAACGTATGATAATAAAAATTAAGTAAGGTAGTGAGGAACGGTATGAGTGGAGATAAGAAAAATATTAAAATATTTGTAACCCATAGAATAGATAAAAATAGTGTATGTTTAGAGAATCCATTGTTTGTTCCGATTCGGTGTGGAGCAGCTTTAGATAAAGATAATGTAGCTTCTACAATACAAGGAGATAATACTGGAGAGAATATATCACTTAAAAGATTATCATACTGTGAGCTTACAACACAATATTGGGCTTGGAAAAATGAAGATTTAGATTATTATGGCTTCTGTCACTACAGACGTTATTTTTCATTTAATGAGAAACCATTGGTTGAAGATGTTTGGGGAAATGTGGTATATAATTCATTGAATGAGAAAGCAATTAAAGAACTTTGTCTCGATTCTCTAACAGTAAGGGGAAAAATTGAAAAATATGATGTTTTAATTGCGAAAAGTTGGGATTTAAAAACTATAAAATGCAAATCAGTCAGAGAACATTATAATTCTGCTGACTCACTTGACATTAAACATTTTGATTGCATGATAGAAGTTATAAATAAAAAGTATCCTGAATTTAGTAATGCTGCAAAAAAATATTCTAATGGAAAAATTTTATATTCCTGTAATATGTTTATTATGAAAAAAGAAGTTTTTTGCAAATACTCAGAATGGTTGTTTGATATACTGGGGGAAGTTGAAAAGTTGATTGATACAGAATACTTTTCAGAAGAAAAACTACGAACAATGGGTCATCTAGGAGAAAGATTAGCTGGTATATATTATACATATTTGTTAGAAGAGGGTATATATAAAACAATAGAATTACAAAAAGCTTTAATAAATAATACGGATGTAGAAGAAAATATAGATCCAAAGTTTACGAGTAATCAAGTACCTATTGTTTTGGCAGCTAGTGATCTTTTTGCTCCTGTTCTTGGGGTATGTCTTAAGTCAATTATTAATTGTACCACTGAGTTTAATAATTATGATATTATTATTTTTAACAAGGAAATTAGCAAAGATAACAAATGTAAAATATTAAAATTACAAGAAAATCGAAATAATATTAGTATACGTTTTTTTGATGTAACACGTAAAGTAAGTGAATATGATTTATCACCTAATGAACACGTTGGTATTGAAACATACTATAGATTTTTAATCCAAGATGTAATGAAACATTATGATAAAGTTATTTACATGGATTCAGATGTTATAGTAAAGGCAGATTTAGCAGAATTATATCATACTAATATTGATAATAAAATTCTAGCTGCAACTCATGATGCAGATTTTATAGGGCAATATAGTTTAAAAAATGGTAAAGTAAAAAACTATTGTGAAAAAACATTAAAGTTGAAAAAGCCATACAATTATTTTCAAGCTGGCGTATTGTTATTAAATATTACAGAGATGAATAAATCTTTTAATGTTAAAGAACTACTTGAAATTGCTCAAAAAGGTATATATAAATATATGGATCAGGATATTTTAAATATCAAATGTAATGATCGTATTGTATATTTGAATATGAAGTGGAATTTGTTGACTGACTGTGCAAGATATAGGATTAATAATGTTATTAAGTTTGCACCATTCAACCTATATAATGAGTATTTAGAGGCTAGAAAAAGTCCTAAAATAATTCATTATGCTGGTTATTTAAAACCATGGTATAATGCTGAAGAGGATATGGCTGAGGAATTTTGGAGAGTAGCCAAACAAACAGATTTTTATGAATTATTACTTTACCGTATGAATACGGGAGCTGCGTGGCATATAGCACACAATATGAAAAGAAGAATAGATTATAAGGGGAGTATTTTGAAGTATTGCTATCGAATTTACTCTTTCCTAAATCCAGCTAATACTAAACGAAGAAAACTATTCAATAAAATATACTTAAAAATGAGATCGAGTTAAATGTTGTAAAGGATGATTAGTGTGATTGATACGAAAACAGATTTTTTTAAGACTAAAAATAATTTTCAAAAGTATAAAGGGGTAGAAAGTGAATGTATTCTTTCTTATAAGAGTGAAAAAAATCCTTTTATTACAGTAGTTATTCCTACATATAAAAGAGTGGATACATTAAAGTTGTCAATTAATTCTGTTTTAAATCAAAATAACATTGAAAATATTAATTATGAAATTTTAGTTATTGATAATGACAATAATTTTGAGAGTGAAACAGAGTTACTAATAAAAAGTTATAAACAGTTACCAATAAGATATTATAAAAACATGGAAAATATTGGACAAGTAGGTAATTGGAATAGAGGAATTGAACTTTCACGATCTGAGTGGATAGTTTTGTTGCATGATGATGATTTGCTGGAACCGAATTATTTTGTTGAAATTATTAAACTATTAACGTTGAATAAAAATATACAAGGTTTGGGAACTATATACAAGTTATTTAATCATGATAGTGAGATTTTACATACTGATACTTGGGATTTAAATTATAATAAAAAAAATAGTCTAGTCAAAAAAAATAAAGTTAAAGGTATTATTAAAAATATATTACTTATAATAAGAAAATCTAGAAAAAAATTAGGTAGAGGTAAATTGTATAAATTAAAGTTAATAGATTATTACTTTGAATGTGGTTATAATGCACCTATTGGGACATTGTATAAGAAGTCTAATGTAATAGAGTTAGGTGGGTTTGATGATCAATTTTTCCCAATTAGTGACCAAGTTTTTCATATTAATTATCTTTTAACATATGGGTTCTACATCTTTTCACTAGAATTGTCTTTGAGAGGGATAGGATTTAATGAAGCTCTATTAAAAAAATGGAGAATTGGATTTATTGAAAACGGCTACTTTCTTCGCAAGGCAATAAAAAATAAGTTAAAAATTCATTTTTGGGGTGAATGGTGGATTCAAATTGATTTACTGTATCAAGCTAGGGTAAATTATGACTTGGAAATGTCAGATATTAGACGTAATTTTTTGAATATCAAATATGATAAACCGTTTTATAAATTTTTATATTTACTAATTTATCGATCTTACAATTTAATAAAAAAATACTAATTATAAGGAGAATACACAAATGAAGGTAGTGATATTAGCTGGAGGATATGGTACAAGAATTAGTGAAGAGTCACATTTAAAACCAAAACCTATGATAGAAATAGGAGGAATGCCTATTTTATGGCATGTAATGAAATTATATTCTTACTATGGATACAATGAATTTATTATATGTTGTGGTTATAAAGGATATGTAATAAAAGAGTATTTTGCAGACTATTATTTACATAATTCGGATATTACTTTTGATTTTACAGATAATAATAGAATGGAAATACATAATAATGTTGCCGAACCATGGAAGGTAACATTAATAGATACTGGTTTAAATACAATGACTGGAGGTCGTATCAAAAGAGTAAAAGAATATATTGGAGAGAGTCCTTTTTTGTTAACATATGGAGATGGAGTAAGTGATGTTAATATAAAGGAACTGGTTCGATATCATAATGAGCATGGTAAGAAGGCTACAATTACTGCGATTCAACCAGGAGGTAGATTTGGTACTTTGGATATTTCGGAGGATAACAGCATCAATCGATTTGCTGAAAAAACGAAAGAAGATGGTGGATGGATAAATGGTGGTTTTATGGTGTTAGAACCATCTGTCATAGATTATATTGATAATGATACAATATCATTTGAAAAATATCCATTAGAAAAATTAGCAAGAGAGGGACAATTAAATGCCTACATGCATCACGGATTCTGGCAGTGTATGGATACACTAAGAGATAAAAATTATCTTGATGAACTATTAGAAAATGGTCAAGCACCATGGAAAGTGTGGGGGAAATAATGGATTTATCATTTTACAAAGGAAAAACTGTACTAGTAACAGGTCATACAGGATTTAAGGGTTCATGGATGTGTAAAGTGCTAGTAATGAATGGAGCTCGTGTTATTGGTTATTCATTAAAACCACCTACAAATCCAAGCTTATTTGAAATTGCAAAAATAGAAGAGCAAATAACTTCGGTAATTGGTGATATAAGAGATTTAGAAGCTATTAAGAATTGTATGGATAAATATAATCCTGATATAGTAATACATATGGCAGCTCAACCGATTGTACGAGAAGCCTATATAAATCCCGTTTATACTTATGAAACTAATGTTTTAGGAACTGTTAATATTCTTGAATCAGTACGTCTTAATAATAATGTTAAGTCATTTATTAATGTAACAACTGATAAGGTTTATGAAAACAATGAATGGGAATGGGGATACAGAGAAATTGACAGGCTAAATGGATATGATCCTTATTCAAATTCAAAATCCTGTTCTGAGTTAATTACTAGTTCGTATATAAAATCTTTTTTTAGAGATAAAAACATTGCATTATCAACTTGCCGTGCAGGGAATGTAATTGGAGGTGGAGATTTTGCTAATGATAGAATTATTCCTGATTGTATAAGGGCGGTGGCATCAAATAAAGAGATTATTGTAAGAAATCCAAATTCAACAAGACCATACCAGCATGTGCTAGAACCTGTTTGTACTTATCTATTTTTAGCCCAAGCTCAGTATATAGATAAAGTAATACAAGGAAGCTTTAATGTTGGGCCTGAAGATAAAGATTGTATAACTACCGGAAAACTTGTAGATATTTTCTGTGAAAGTTGGGGTGAAAATGCCAAGTGGAGAGATATATCAGAAGTGGATGCACCACATGAAGCTAATTTCCTGAAATTAGATTGCTCAAAAATAAAAACATTATTGGAATGGAAACCTCGATGGGGAATCGAAGATGCTGTTAAAAAAACAATTGAGTGGAGCAAAGTATT from Anaerocolumna sp. AGMB13020 encodes the following:
- a CDS encoding glycosyltransferase family 2 protein; the protein is MIDTKTDFFKTKNNFQKYKGVESECILSYKSEKNPFITVVIPTYKRVDTLKLSINSVLNQNNIENINYEILVIDNDNNFESETELLIKSYKQLPIRYYKNMENIGQVGNWNRGIELSRSEWIVLLHDDDLLEPNYFVEIIKLLTLNKNIQGLGTIYKLFNHDSEILHTDTWDLNYNKKNSLVKKNKVKGIIKNILLIIRKSRKKLGRGKLYKLKLIDYYFECGYNAPIGTLYKKSNVIELGGFDDQFFPISDQVFHINYLLTYGFYIFSLELSLRGIGFNEALLKKWRIGFIENGYFLRKAIKNKLKIHFWGEWWIQIDLLYQARVNYDLEMSDIRRNFLNIKYDKPFYKFLYLLIYRSYNLIKKY
- the rfbF gene encoding glucose-1-phosphate cytidylyltransferase; translation: MKVVILAGGYGTRISEESHLKPKPMIEIGGMPILWHVMKLYSYYGYNEFIICCGYKGYVIKEYFADYYLHNSDITFDFTDNNRMEIHNNVAEPWKVTLIDTGLNTMTGGRIKRVKEYIGESPFLLTYGDGVSDVNIKELVRYHNEHGKKATITAIQPGGRFGTLDISEDNSINRFAEKTKEDGGWINGGFMVLEPSVIDYIDNDTISFEKYPLEKLAREGQLNAYMHHGFWQCMDTLRDKNYLDELLENGQAPWKVWGK
- the rfbG gene encoding CDP-glucose 4,6-dehydratase; the protein is MDLSFYKGKTVLVTGHTGFKGSWMCKVLVMNGARVIGYSLKPPTNPSLFEIAKIEEQITSVIGDIRDLEAIKNCMDKYNPDIVIHMAAQPIVREAYINPVYTYETNVLGTVNILESVRLNNNVKSFINVTTDKVYENNEWEWGYREIDRLNGYDPYSNSKSCSELITSSYIKSFFRDKNIALSTCRAGNVIGGGDFANDRIIPDCIRAVASNKEIIVRNPNSTRPYQHVLEPVCTYLFLAQAQYIDKVIQGSFNVGPEDKDCITTGKLVDIFCESWGENAKWRDISEVDAPHEANFLKLDCSKIKTLLEWKPRWGIEDAVKKTIEWSKVFYSNKDVNAVMEDQITEYLKS
- a CDS encoding DUF4422 domain-containing protein, giving the protein MSGDKKNIKIFVTHRIDKNSVCLENPLFVPIRCGAALDKDNVASTIQGDNTGENISLKRLSYCELTTQYWAWKNEDLDYYGFCHYRRYFSFNEKPLVEDVWGNVVYNSLNEKAIKELCLDSLTVRGKIEKYDVLIAKSWDLKTIKCKSVREHYNSADSLDIKHFDCMIEVINKKYPEFSNAAKKYSNGKILYSCNMFIMKKEVFCKYSEWLFDILGEVEKLIDTEYFSEEKLRTMGHLGERLAGIYYTYLLEEGIYKTIELQKALINNTDVEENIDPKFTSNQVPIVLAASDLFAPVLGVCLKSIINCTTEFNNYDIIIFNKEISKDNKCKILKLQENRNNISIRFFDVTRKVSEYDLSPNEHVGIETYYRFLIQDVMKHYDKVIYMDSDVIVKADLAELYHTNIDNKILAATHDADFIGQYSLKNGKVKNYCEKTLKLKKPYNYFQAGVLLLNITEMNKSFNVKELLEIAQKGIYKYMDQDILNIKCNDRIVYLNMKWNLLTDCARYRINNVIKFAPFNLYNEYLEARKSPKIIHYAGYLKPWYNAEEDMAEEFWRVAKQTDFYELLLYRMNTGAAWHIAHNMKRRIDYKGSILKYCYRIYSFLNPANTKRRKLFNKIYLKMRSS
- a CDS encoding ABC transporter ATP-binding protein, with amino-acid sequence MNENNVIISVDKVSMMFNICGERIDSLKEYIIKLLKGNLMYEEFWALKDISFEVKRGEKIGIVGLNGSGKSTLLKLISGVMKPTKGKIKVNGSIAPLIELGAGFDANLSAEENIYLNGAILGYTDQQIKERYDEIIKFAELERFEKVAIKNFSSGMIARLGFAIATSNIPDILVVDEILSVGDFEFQQKCYDRMKKMTDLGTTVLFVSHSPNQVKEICEKVIWIQNGHMVEIGDSKYILEKYMSKGN